The following DNA comes from Arcobacter cloacae.
ATGAGGCTGATTGTATTATGGCAATGGAAGAAGCAATTAGTTTAAATATTTATAGCTTCTCTTTTATCAAAGGAACAATTACACATCAAACCAAGCCAAAAAATGAACAGTTAAATCTGTTTAATATCAAATTACCCCAAGCAAATATAAAAAGAGATTTAGGAGATTATAAAATATGAGAAATAAAAATACTACAAACTTAAGAAACAGTGGACCAGTTAATTTAGAGAATGGTTCACTAAAAGCAAATATAGAGAGTTATTGTAAACTTTTATCTCTTTCATCAGTGGCAGATAATTATGAAAGTGCAGCACTTGATGCTGCTAAAGCAAAACTATCATATCAAGATTATCTGTATAAACTATTGCAACAACAAATAGTTGATAGAGTAGATAGAAGTGTAAATGCTAGAATTAAAAAAGCAGGATTCAAATATATGGCAACTTTGGATGAGTTTGATTTTAGCTTTCAACCTCAAATAGATGAAAAACTAATACGAGAATTAGCAACTCTAAGCTTTTTAGATAGTGCTACAAATGTACTTTTAGTTGGTGCTCCAGGAGTTGGAAAAACTCATCTTTCAATAGCATTAGGACTTGAAGCCACCAAACAAAGAAGAAGAGTAAAATTTATAAGTGCTGAAGATTTAACCAATGAACTAATAGCTGCAAATCACTCTAATACTATAACAGATTATCTTGAAAGTATGAGTAGAATAGAGTTACTAATAATTGATGAAATTGGATACTTAGACCTTTCAAGAGAAGTAGCATCACTTTTTTTTAGACTTATTTCAAAGAGATATGAAAAATCTTCAACAATAATTACATCAAATAAAGAATTTCAAGAATGGGGACAGATATTTAATGATGATGTGATAGCAACAGCAATACTAGATAGACTTTTACATCATTCACATCCATTTTTAATAAATGGTCCAAGTTATAGAATGAAAGATTTATTGCCAAAAAGTAAAAAGAAACAAAATTTAGAGAATAAAAATAACGAAATTTAATGTTATAATTTCAATCTGCAGGTGGGTCATTTTTAATCAAAAAAGTGGGTCAAATTTCAATCAAAATTTTCAATCTTTTCTTGAACTCATTACAACTTCAATCCAATCATCAACAGTTATCTTTAATTTATCATTACAGTAAGCTCTAATCTCACTCTTTTGGTTTTCAACAGTTTGTCTATCAGTTGAAACTCTAAGGTATCCAATAGTCATTTTTATTCCTTTCAAGTCTTAAGGTATATTTTACTTTAAACTTTATCAAATCATAAACTCTTTGTCAAGTATTATACTTAATAAATCAATAAAGTTTTAATGATGGTTATAACTTGATAAACTAGATTAATATTAATTCAAAACAGTTATTAAAGTCTGTGAAGTCATCTAGGAACACTAAAACTAATTTATTAATAGAATTAATCACAAAGAATGAGAAAAGAGCTTGTAGGCTTCTGACAGAAAGGTTTTAGTTTTAGTTGGTGGATTAAGTTGCTCTTTTTGTTGTCAAAAATGAAACTCAAGAGGGGTACGGGGGAGAATCTCTTTTACGTGTATTGAGATATGGGGTTTGAGATTTTTTTGTTATTTTTTTAAATCATTTATCAATTCAGATTCTAAGTTAGATAATAAAATACTTCCAGCTCCTCTTAAATAAAAGATATATAACTCTTTATTATTACAGTTTACAATATACTTTTCCCAATCATAGCTATTTTTAAGACTTGTTGAACTTTCATAATATAATTGAATTAATTTGATTAATACATATCTTCTTTCTTTAATTCTATTATTTTCAGTATGGTCTATTAATATTTCATAACCTTGTGACATTTCATTAAAGTTCTCCCAAAGTTCAGCTTGAATGTATAGTGGTTTTTGCATTGAGAGATAGTCACCTCTATCCCTAACATTTTTTATCCATTCTTTTTCTTGAGGTGTAGGTTCTGATAAACATTTAATGATATTATCAATACTTTGTTTTGTGTTTTGATATGAACTTAAAATTAAAGTATCTATATCTGTAGGTAATGATTTTATAATATCATCAATATTTACTTTTGTATGTTTAGGTGACTCAAAAGGCATATTTTTTAAATCTGTTGATAAAGAAAAACTTACTAAGAATATAAGTATTAAAAGTAGTTTCAATTAAATCTCCTAATAAAACTAATAACTCATAATACGAAATTATATCAAAGCAGACTTTAAAAGTCTGCCCTAAGCTACTTCTTTAACTTCATCAATAACTCCATTTATTCCATTGTTATTTCTAAGTTCATTTGAACATAACTCTTTAAGCTCTGTAATAACACCTCTTAGCTCTTTTTCTAATTCAATTACTCTTTTATAAGCTTCATCACTTTTAAGACTTGTAAGGTCATCTACATAAATACCCTCATCTTTTTCATTACCAATATATAATGAATTACCATTAACAGATAACATCAAACCTAAACTTTCTAATTCTACTGATAACATTTTTAATCCTTTTATTTGGTTTTAATTAGGTCATATCTAAAGACCTTATAGAGACTAGAGGAACACTTAAAGCCTAATCTCTGTAAGACCTTAAGTTAAAACTCTAACCTATCTATAGCCTCTTTTAAAACCTCAAGTGGATACCTTGAAGCATATCTTCCCATAGTCATTCCCTCGTGACTATGACCTAATATTTCAGATATAACAATAGGATTAACCTCTGCATATTTAAGCTGTGTTGCTAGTGTATGTCTGTAAGAATAAAGTGTCTTTCTTGGATTGTTTGTAAGATGAGGTTTAACTTGTTCTCTAAACTTTTTACTGATATATTCATCTCTAAACAGTCCTCTAAGCTGATTATATTTTTTATGAACATCTAATAAAATCAAATCTTTGTGTAAAGGTATTTTTCTATGACTAGATTTAGTTTTAAGACTACAGCTCTCTTCAGATAAGTCAATAAAAAAGATATGTCCCTCTTGCTTTAATTGACCTTTAGATAACTCTGATATTCTCATTCCAGTATATGCTAATATTTTGTAGATTAACTTCAAGTTGCCATCAGATAAAACTTTATCAATAAGCTTAAATGATTTTCTAACCTCTTCAATTTCAAAAGGCTCTCTTTCCATTTGTGCTGAAAGTTCTGCTTTAGGTGACTCCAAAAATGAAGCAATATCAACATCAATAAATCTTGAAGCATATGCAAACTTGTAAAATCTTCTAGTCCACTTTAGATACTTTTTTAGTGTTGTTGTACTTACTTTATCTTTTTCCTCTATTGATTTAACACTCAACAGTTGAGCTATTGTCATAGACCTATACGGCTGTTTAGTTCTAATAGGCATATTTTTTAGTCTTGCTTTAAGATTAATTAGGTCATCAATATCAACAAGCTTTAGAACTAATCCTTTTGTTATATGTCTGAATATTTCATCAAAAAAATTAATCATTTCATCTTTGAACTTATCTGACATTGTTTCAGAAGCATTAAGGTGTTTAATGAAGCTATCAATAGCATAAGGATAGTTTATCTCTCTTACAGCTTCATCAGGCTTTTTATAGCCTCTAGTGTTATTTAGAACGTTTACATAATAGTTCTTTACAAGTTGTTTAGTAATGGCTTTGTCAGAATGATTAAGGGAAAGAGATACAATTAGCTTATCAAACTCAACTCTGTATATTCTAGCAACTGCTAAAGCTTTCTTGTAGTTTTCAATAGTGATTGTTTTTATAATTTCTGATTTGTCATCAAAGTAAACTCTAAGTCCCTTAGGTATTCTTAATCTAAACTTATAGCCAAACTTTGTCTCGTAAATGTATTTACTGCTAGACATAACGCATTAACCTCTAAAGGTCAGTTAAAATTAATACTAAAGTGATAAAATACATTTTGATTTAAGTGTGTATTGGATTGTGTATTTAAGTGTCTGAAAGTGTCTCTAAGTGCCATAATTACGGTAATTCGCACAACCCACCGGGTCGAAACCGGTTATTCTATCCAGTTGAACTACAGACGCACCTAAAAATAGATTGGAATTTTATCTAATACAGACTTAAAATTTTATATAAAAACTAAACAAAGGAAAAATATGCCATATTTAGTATCTTCTATAATAGCTGTTGTAACAGCACTTATAATTTTATTGACAAGATATGAAGCTGATGATAGTGCGATAACAGCAGAGATAGAAAGAGCAAAATCTATGTTTATAACAGTTGATGGATTTACTAATACATATATTCAAAGTGGTGGGGATATGACAAAGATAAACTTTGAGCAGTTGTTTGATGATGGTATTTTACTTGGAAATATGACAAAAGATATACCAACATCAATTGCGAATGTAAAAGTAACAGCAGGTGAAATAGGTGATAAAAGTTTTACAGCTACTTTAGAATTTCCAAAAAGTAATATTAAATGGCAAATAGTTCCAATAGTTAATTATAAAATTAATGATTATAGAGGTATAGAAGTAGATTTAGGTAAAAGTGTAGGAGCTGGTTATCAGTTATTTATAGATTTTACTAAAGAGAGTACACTTATGAGCAAAAATGCTTTTAGTGAAAACTTTCTTGGAAGAGAAATTTGCGAAAAAACATTTTTTGGAAGTTTTATAAACAATGCAACTTCTATTTCAAGTTCATCAGGAACTTTAAATCAAATAGTTACAACTGGTGGGACAAGTATTGATGGAAAAATTGCTTGTGTGGTTTTTAAATAAATTATTTTCAATAAAAAATTATTATTTTATATTTTTAATACAAAAAAATAATTGATTAATATCAAAAATGCATAAAAATTTAAGAATTCTTTAATAGTAAAGAAAATTATTTTGTGATAAAATAGAACATAAAATAATCTTGATAAGATTATAAATCAAAACAAAAGGGGTAAATATGCCACAGTTGATAGCGATGATTATCGTAGTTGTTGGAGCAATGATTTATATGTTCCAAACATTTGGGGGAACAGGTGATAAGATTGAGGGTGTTGCTCAAAAGGGAAGTATTATTACAGAAATTAATAATATTAAAGATGGAGTTAAAATAGCTGCTAGATCTGGACATATTCAAATTCCAACAGGTACCGATCCTGATGCAGCAAAAAATTTAAAAGGTTTAGCAACTCTTTCATATTTTGCAGAGCAAATAAACAGTCAATTAACAGATACTACTAATCATTCTTCAAATGCTAATATTTATAATGCAATTTCTTTTGGTGGTACAGTTGTTACAACAGCTACTAATAATAGTGCAATGAAAATTTCTCTTGTTTCTAATGTTTCAAAAGCAATTCCTGGAATTTATGTTGATATGTCTGCGGGAAGTCTTAAAGATAATGCTGCATTTTTGGAAGCTCAAATTGCTACAGATTTAGCATCAATTGCTACAATTGATAGACATGCAACAGCAGCAACAGCGGGTGCATTACCTACAACAGGTACTGATTTAGAACAAAGAACACCAGCTACAACAGCTCCATCAGATAATTCATTAACTGATGGTAAATTTATAATTTATTTTAAAGACTTTGGTTCTAACGAAGTTGTTAAATAACACCTTTAAACATCTAAGTAATTTAACTTAGATGTTTATTTCAAAACAAAACCTAAGTGCTAAACCTAAAGGTAGCATTTACTTTTTGTTTTATAATTGATAAGGTTTTTCAAATGTTAGGAAATATATGGCTATCTTCTGCTCTTATTGTTACAGCTATATTTTCTGTAGGTGCTATGTATAAATCTTATAGTGATATTCAAGAAGCAAAACAAGTCCAAGAACACTACGAAATAATCTCAGAAATCAAAACACTTCTAGCCAAGCAATACAATAAAAATCCACAAGATATAACAAGAGATGAAATCATAGCTCACCTACCAAAAGGTGGAAATTGGGAAAAAGTTTTACTTCTTGATAGACAAAAAGATAGTAATCTTTCAAATAAAGCTTTAGTAAACGAAGATGGAAAAATAGAGATAAGTGAAGATGAAAAGCTTAAACTTTTAGCTTTAAAAGCCAAATTAAAAGATGTTGTAAATGTAAGTTCGATGACTCTTGATTCTACAACAAAAAATTATACTTTTGAAGTTGGAAAATCTGAAAAAAATAGTATCAAGGATGATTTGGAAATTGAAAAAAGTATAATACAAGCAATTGATATACTATCAAAAGAGATACTGTACACTTCAGGAGCAAATAAATCAAGTATATTGGAAGGTGTAATCAAAAACTTATTTGAAACGCATGAAAATTACTATTTATTTGATGGATTAACTAAAGAAAAAAAAGAAGAATTTTTTAAATCAAAAATAAAAGAAAAACTATATAAAAATGAGTCTGCTATAGAAACAAGATTATATAAAGAATTGGAAAGTTTGTTATGAAAAAGTTATTTTTTATTTTTATATTTTTATCAAATATTGCATTTTCTTTGGATTTAAATGATTTTGAAGAGAGAAAAAGCGTTTTAGAAGATGTAAAAAGTATCATTTTATACGAAGAATCAATTGCAATTGCCTATGAAAATTATATCTTATCAAACTATTCCATTCCTACTTTAGCACAGATAAAAGTTTTGATAGGTGACTTAACTACTCAGGTTTCAGGTATTACAACAACTTTAACATTAAATAACAGTGCAATCACAAAAATTTCTTACGCTTTAAATGATACACTAAAAGCAGATGATAGTATAAAAGCTTTATATGATAGTAATACTTTTAGAAAAAGGACTTATGTTAGAAATAATGAAGTCTATTTTATTTTAGAAGATGTTTTTGCAAAACATTTATATGATTTAATGAAATCATCTAATATTTCAGTAATAAATAATTGTCCAATAGTAGTTTTTACTACAGCTGTAAATTGTAAAGAGAATAATCATATTTATATAGGATTAACAAAAAAATTAGAGGGTGGATTAGTGGTTCCAAATACTTATTTAATGGTATATCATATAGATAAATTTAAAACAGGACCTATCATCATAACAGATGACACTTCAAAGCATATAACTGAAAGTGCTTTTGATTCTATACCAAAAGGTGCTTTACTTTATGATACAAATGGGGTTAAATATCTTAAAACATTAGATGGAATCGAGGTTTTAAAATGATAAAAATTTTTTTATTTATTGTTTTGTGGTTTAGTTTTTCTTTTTCAAATGAGAGTTTAAATGCCCAAAAACAAAATACTTTATATATTCATAATCTAATAGAAATAGAAGAAAAAATAGCCTCTAATTTTGAAAAATATCTTTTAACAGAATTTAAAATCCCTACAATAAATGATTTGATAACTGATGAATATTTGGGAAGTAATTTTTCACTTTTAAATAGAATGGGAGATAATATAGATTTTCTTGATGCTTTAAATCTTAAAATAAAGTATGCAATTAGAAAAAATGAATTTATAAATGCTCAAGATTATACAGTCTTACTTTATAACAGAGATTTATATAGGAATTATACAACCGTTAGTTCTGAAATTGCTGATAGTAAAATAGATTTATCAAAATCTTATGTTGAATTTAGATTAAAATCTGCAGAAGCAAATACAATTTATAATATTTTAAAAGCTGGAAATATTATCGAAAAAACTTGTACAGCTACTTTGGTTAGTAAGTATTGTAACAATGATAAAAACTCTATTAGATGGTATAATGCAAGTTCTAACTGGATTGAATATAATAAAAAAGATTTTAATCAAGGAAATATAACTATAAGTAGTGAAAGTATTATAAGTAGTGAGATTTTAAAATTAAGAGATTTAAAAGTAGGAAGTTATATTTTCATAAAAGATAAAACAAAAAATGTAAAGTTAGCTGATGATGTATCAGGAAATTTACAAATTTTAAAGGTTAATTGATGAAAATTTTAACATTGATACTATTTTTTATAAGTTTTTCTTTTTCTTCAAGTCAAAATGTTTCATTGATGAATGATATAAAAAGTGTTATTCAAAAAGAAGAATATATATCGCTTGCAATAAATAAATATATTTTACAAAATGCAAAAATTCCTAAAAAAGATGATAATACGCTGGATTGGGATGAACTTATGACTAGTGATTATTTAGGAACAAATTTTAATAGATACAATCCTATGACAAAACAGAATATATCAGTTGTTTTTGATTCAAATAATAGTGCTTTTATAAAGGGAGTTTTTGAAGCTGAAAATCAACATAAAGCTGAATATAATTATTTGTATAATTTTTATATAAATAAGATTTTTAGAGTAAATACAATTCCGCCAAAAAATAATACAAAAGCAGAACTTGTAAAAGGTTCTTTAGTTTTATATAACTCAATTCAAAATGAAATTGTAAAAGTTATAAATAGAAATACAAATAAAATATTTTTACCTACTCAAGCTTGTGAAATTGGAAACTATTACTATGAATTAAAAAATGAAAAATTGATATATAAATATTGTAAAACAGCCACATCTTCTATAGAAGTTTATCAAGAATCACCAGTGTATTTAGATAATTTAGATGATTTAAAATATATAAAAATTGAAATAGGTGAAAAAGCTTATGTAAAAGATGGTATTTCTTGGTATGAGTATTATTATGAGGGAAATGGCTCTTGGATTCCTTTGGGAACAGGTAGAACTACAGGACAAGTAAATGATGAAATAAGTATAGAAGATAGGATTTTATCATATATCCCTGATGCAAAAGATTTGGTTTTAAGACGTGATGGTGGATGTATGCTTGCAAATGGAGATATCTTTTGCTGGGGAAATAATAGTTATAAAAAAGCTGGTATTGAGAACTATGGACAACTTGATAAAACTATAAAACCTGACTATGTAAATACACCTGTAATGTTGAAAGTTCAAATAGAAGATACAGAACAAAATAATAAAAAATGGTACAACAATCCATATAGAGTAAAATTTGAAAAAATGGCTATGAATAGTACAAATGTTTGTGGAATTTCTCCTATATTTAACTATTTTGATAATGGTCAAAAGAAGTTTGGTGGAGATTTATATTGTAATGGTCAAATAACTCAATTATATTTTGAAAATGTATCAACAGCTGTTAGTGAAACTTCTATTCTTGGAAAAAATAAGTTTTTTGGATGGGGTAAAAGTGATAAAACAGATGATGCTCCTAAATTAATAAAAATATCAGAAGATGGTGGACCTGTAGAAAAGGATTCTTCAAAACAAGAATTGATGATTTTAAGAGATGAGATTTATTTAACTGATATTGTGATGGTTGAAGATACGATAGCCGTATTATCTGATAATGGTAAAATATATACTATAGGAAGAAATTACAATGGAGCTTTAGGAATAGGGAATAGTGATAAATTTATTGTTCAATCAACACCTCAAGAGGTTAAAAGTAATGGAGTTTCTTTTAAAAAGATATTTGCACTAAGAGACATCGCAACTTTTGGAGCAATCGATAGCAATAACTATTTTTATATTTGGGGTGAAAGACCAAATGGAACAGTTTATTATGAGCCTACAATTGTAAGTCATTCTTTAAAGTTTAATCCAGATGGTATTTTTACAAATAGTAAAGATTTTCTTCTAAAAGGTGTAGATAATAAATTTTACAGAACAAAAAATAGTATAGATTTAGTATCTGTTCCAGAGATACCAAGTACAGCAATAAGTGCTTCTATTTATGATAGTGGTTCTACTCAGTTGTATGTTTATGCAACTGAAAATATGGTTTTAGAAGGAAGTAGTAAATATCTAAGTTGCAAAGAAAAAAATGATTCAGCTTGCAATAGCACTGATACCACTATATTTAAAACAGCTTTAGATGAATTAAATGCTATTACGAATAGATTTAATGGAAAAGATTATGCAAATTTTGCAAATGTATCTATTTACCAGCTGGATACTGTAAAAACTGAACAATATGATGACTTTGAAAATGGAGTTAGTACATGGCAGTTAAAAACGTATAGTGATACTCAATTTAAAAATCTTACAAAAACAGAAACACCTTCTATTTTAACTGCAACTGAAAGCTCTGCAGATACTGCAAATTCAAGAGTTACGGAAAGAGTGGACCCAACTAAGATAATAGCTGGACAAGTTCGTAGTTCTAAATATTATGGAATTCAATTAGGGTATCAAGCTTTAGAAAAAACTTTTAATTTTGGTAGCCAGTATGCAAATAATGAAGTTGAGTTAGAATTTGATTTTTACGAAATTGATACTTGGGATATGGAAAGATTTCAAGTTTTATTAAATGATCAATTAATATCTGAAGATGCATTTATTCATGATTGTCATGAACAATTCACAGAAACTAATGATACTGGAATTTATACATTGAGTTTAGGAAAACATTATAAGGACGATAAAAGAGTATGTAATGATCAAAATTCAAGTTTATACAATTTGGCATATTCAAGATTTGATGATGAAAAATATATTTATAAGTTAAAAGGAAAATTAGATAGTAATGGAAATTTAAAAGTTGTATTTAGAGTAAGAAATGCTGTTTCTGGAGAATATGGTTGGACAACATGGTCTTATGGACAAACAATAGATGATGAATCTTGGGCAATTGATAATGTACGTGTAAAAGTAAAAGAGACAAGTAAAACTTTTGTTTGTGCTATGACTGGAATTGGAAGTTCTTCTCAGATGTACTGTTGGGGGAATGTGGGACGAAGTATACCTATTTTAAGTACATCTTTATATGATGTTGGTAAAATATCTACTATAAATAAGTTATTTATCTCTACTGAGAGTGATAAGACAAGCCAAATGGCTTTTGATAACTTTAATGATTCAGGAAATCTATTTTTAAAATATCCCACTTATATTGGTGGGTTTGATTATCCATTTTATTTTAAATAAGGAATTGTATGTTGAAAGATTATAAAAGTATATTGTTTTTAGGTGGACTTTTTCTATTACTTAGTGGTTGTAGTTCAAAGAGTTATCATGATGAAATGATAAAAAAAGCTAAAGATTCCTTAAATAAAGAAGATTATCAAGAGTTGAAAGAGTCATATTCAAACTCACTAGTTAATGAGAAATCTAAATCAAAAGAGTTTATTTCTATTTTAGAAGATAAATCTTTAAGTGATATTTTAAAAGAGATGGAAATAATAGATGGAAATTTTTATTATCTAAAAAGTAGTGATATTTTAGTACCAAAAAGTAGAATTAAAATACATAATATAGCTGAATTAAATCAATATTTAAATGCCGTTTTAGATAAAGAGTTGTTTATCAAAAAAAATGGTTCAATCTATCTTGTAAAACTTTTAACTACAAGTGAAACAAAAAAACAATCAATAGAGCATATACCATTTCAATTAGAAGGTCAAATTTCTGTAGAAGAGCTTATTAAACTAATAACAGCTCAATCGGGATATGAAGTAAATATCGGAAGTTTCATAGAAAATAGGAATGACTTTCAAAATAGTATTGTAAGTATTAGTTCAAAAAATCTAAAAGATGCTTTAAATTCATTAGCTCATACAAAAGATGTTTTTGTTGACGTTGATTATGATAAAGAAGTTATTAATATCACAAGATATAAAGATTTAGTAATAGAGTTAAATATCCCTTTACTTGATATAAAATCTTCAAGTCAAACTTCAAATCAAGAAACAACAGGGGAAAGTAAAGTAGAAAATAATTCTCAGATAGTTTTATATGATGAATTAGACAAGATGCTAAAAAATATCATCTCAACAGATAAAATCTCAACTTATCACATAGATAAAGCAAGTGGATTGATATTTTTAAAGTCTACAAAATCTATTGAAAATGCAGTTAGAACAATTGCTAAAGCTTATGAATCAACTTTTTCAAAAGAGGCTGTTATAGAGTTTGAAAGAATAGAACTTATTTTAAATAAAAATAGAGCCTACGGAATAGGAAGTATTAGTGATAATAGACAACAAAATGCAGGTACAGGAGTAGTTCGAGAAATAGGTACAGGTGGAGCATTGAATTTTACAAGTGATAATGCTACAAGGCTTTTACAAGTTGTAGCAACAGCAAATAATGAAATAGGAAGAGTTTTAAATTATAGTAAAAATATGATTATATTAAAAAACAATATCCCAACAGTTCAATCAATCACTGATAATACAGACTATGTTGAAAAAATAGAAACAACAATCTCAGCAGAAACTGGTCTTAGAACTTCAGATGTTACAGTTAATACTCTAAAAGAGGGTACATCAATAACAGCAATGGCAAAAGTTTCAAGGGATAAAATATTTTTAAATATAACTCCTACAATAAAAAAACTTATTGAATTTGGAGAGGTTAGTATAGATGGAACAGTAATTAAATTACCTCAATATAAAGACCAAAGTTATAATATTTCAAAAGAGGTAGCTTTGGGTGAAACTTCAATAGTAGGTTCTATTATAGTTCATGATGATGCAAAAAATTATCAAGGGGTTTTACCACTTGAAGGTTTTGCAATTGGTGG
Coding sequences within:
- the istB gene encoding IS21-like element helper ATPase IstB, which produces MRNKNTTNLRNSGPVNLENGSLKANIESYCKLLSLSSVADNYESAALDAAKAKLSYQDYLYKLLQQQIVDRVDRSVNARIKKAGFKYMATLDEFDFSFQPQIDEKLIRELATLSFLDSATNVLLVGAPGVGKTHLSIALGLEATKQRRRVKFISAEDLTNELIAANHSNTITDYLESMSRIELLIIDEIGYLDLSREVASLFFRLISKRYEKSSTIITSNKEFQEWGQIFNDDVIATAILDRLLHHSHPFLINGPSYRMKDLLPKSKKKQNLENKNNEI
- a CDS encoding recombinase family protein, translated to MTIGYLRVSTDRQTVENQKSEIRAYCNDKLKITVDDWIEVVMSSRKD
- a CDS encoding tyrosine-type recombinase/integrase → MSSSKYIYETKFGYKFRLRIPKGLRVYFDDKSEIIKTITIENYKKALAVARIYRVEFDKLIVSLSLNHSDKAITKQLVKNYYVNVLNNTRGYKKPDEAVREINYPYAIDSFIKHLNASETMSDKFKDEMINFFDEIFRHITKGLVLKLVDIDDLINLKARLKNMPIRTKQPYRSMTIAQLLSVKSIEEKDKVSTTTLKKYLKWTRRFYKFAYASRFIDVDIASFLESPKAELSAQMEREPFEIEEVRKSFKLIDKVLSDGNLKLIYKILAYTGMRISELSKGQLKQEGHIFFIDLSEESCSLKTKSSHRKIPLHKDLILLDVHKKYNQLRGLFRDEYISKKFREQVKPHLTNNPRKTLYSYRHTLATQLKYAEVNPIVISEILGHSHEGMTMGRYASRYPLEVLKEAIDRLEF
- a CDS encoding RCC1-like domain-containing protein, whose translation is MKILTLILFFISFSFSSSQNVSLMNDIKSVIQKEEYISLAINKYILQNAKIPKKDDNTLDWDELMTSDYLGTNFNRYNPMTKQNISVVFDSNNSAFIKGVFEAENQHKAEYNYLYNFYINKIFRVNTIPPKNNTKAELVKGSLVLYNSIQNEIVKVINRNTNKIFLPTQACEIGNYYYELKNEKLIYKYCKTATSSIEVYQESPVYLDNLDDLKYIKIEIGEKAYVKDGISWYEYYYEGNGSWIPLGTGRTTGQVNDEISIEDRILSYIPDAKDLVLRRDGGCMLANGDIFCWGNNSYKKAGIENYGQLDKTIKPDYVNTPVMLKVQIEDTEQNNKKWYNNPYRVKFEKMAMNSTNVCGISPIFNYFDNGQKKFGGDLYCNGQITQLYFENVSTAVSETSILGKNKFFGWGKSDKTDDAPKLIKISEDGGPVEKDSSKQELMILRDEIYLTDIVMVEDTIAVLSDNGKIYTIGRNYNGALGIGNSDKFIVQSTPQEVKSNGVSFKKIFALRDIATFGAIDSNNYFYIWGERPNGTVYYEPTIVSHSLKFNPDGIFTNSKDFLLKGVDNKFYRTKNSIDLVSVPEIPSTAISASIYDSGSTQLYVYATENMVLEGSSKYLSCKEKNDSACNSTDTTIFKTALDELNAITNRFNGKDYANFANVSIYQLDTVKTEQYDDFENGVSTWQLKTYSDTQFKNLTKTETPSILTATESSADTANSRVTERVDPTKIIAGQVRSSKYYGIQLGYQALEKTFNFGSQYANNEVELEFDFYEIDTWDMERFQVLLNDQLISEDAFIHDCHEQFTETNDTGIYTLSLGKHYKDDKRVCNDQNSSLYNLAYSRFDDEKYIYKLKGKLDSNGNLKVVFRVRNAVSGEYGWTTWSYGQTIDDESWAIDNVRVKVKETSKTFVCAMTGIGSSSQMYCWGNVGRSIPILSTSLYDVGKISTINKLFISTESDKTSQMAFDNFNDSGNLFLKYPTYIGGFDYPFYFK